In one Chloroflexota bacterium genomic region, the following are encoded:
- a CDS encoding prepilin peptidase — MDILLFIVFAAFGTAVGSFLNVCIDRLPVGKSILHPPSHCDSCQHRLSPEDLVPLFSYLWLRRRCHYCGASIPPRPFWVELGTGLLFALSYGYFGLSVQFVVIAFYGSLFIVILFIDWEHQLILNKVSYPAMAVALVIAVFQPPPALIDLNLAWPWPGVISALMGGALGFLFLLLAYFITFAIYKREAIGLGDVKLVGLIGLATGPRLVLLSVTLGAILGGVVGIVLLSFKLKKRQEPLPFGSFLAIATILTLFWGSDILNWYLGLLSF; from the coding sequence ATGGATATCTTGCTTTTTATCGTCTTTGCTGCATTCGGCACCGCTGTTGGCAGCTTCTTGAATGTGTGCATCGACCGCCTGCCCGTCGGCAAGTCGATACTGCACCCGCCCTCACACTGTGATTCCTGCCAGCACCGGCTATCGCCCGAAGACCTGGTACCCCTTTTCAGCTACTTATGGCTGCGCCGTCGCTGCCACTACTGCGGAGCGTCCATTCCTCCGAGACCCTTCTGGGTGGAACTGGGCACGGGGTTGCTCTTTGCCCTGAGCTACGGGTATTTCGGATTGAGCGTTCAATTCGTCGTTATTGCTTTTTACGGCAGTCTGTTTATTGTTATCTTATTCATAGATTGGGAGCATCAGCTTATACTGAATAAAGTCTCCTATCCCGCGATGGCGGTGGCACTGGTCATCGCTGTCTTTCAACCCCCGCCTGCACTGATTGACCTGAACCTGGCCTGGCCCTGGCCGGGCGTTATCAGCGCTTTGATGGGGGGAGCGCTTGGCTTTCTCTTCCTTTTACTCGCCTATTTCATAACCTTCGCTATCTATAAGCGTGAGGCAATCGGGCTTGGCGATGTCAAACTGGTGGGGTTGATCGGGCTGGCAACCGGCCCCAGACTGGTGCTTCTTTCGGTGACCCTGGGGGCAATTCTCGGTGGTGTGGTGGGCATAGTCCTGCTATCATTTAAGCTGAAAAAGAGACAGGAGCCTCTCCCTTTTGGCTCTTTCCTGGCCATAGCCACCATACTCACCCTGTTCTGGGGAAGCGATATCCTCAACTGGTACCTGGGCTTGCTCTCTTTTTAA
- a CDS encoding PilT/PilU family type 4a pilus ATPase produces MDIFALVRLAAEKDASDLHLVVDNAPILRINGLLQPEADMPPMTPDDIAEAFQQITSEKERADFHHCLELDFGYTLPDVGRLRCNAAKQRGTLTLTIRLIPLVVPTLEELGLPDICKELIMKHRGLAVVSGPSGSGKSTTLAAMINHLNSTENKRVITLEDPIEYVYSNNKCTITQRELGNDTLSFADALKHILRQDPDVILVGEMRDLETAAAVLTVAETGHLVLTTGHATSASQAVERIIDLFPTHERHLAQTRLASLLLGILCQSLVPRVDGAGRTAAVEVMIANPAVKNIIREGKIHQLPNAIMTQTRSGMLLLDHALINLYRSGIISGDSLFSCCNDREEVAKIMGTVKVE; encoded by the coding sequence ATGGATATATTTGCTTTAGTTCGCCTTGCGGCAGAAAAGGACGCCTCTGATTTGCACCTGGTGGTAGACAATGCTCCCATTCTCCGCATCAATGGTCTGCTTCAGCCAGAGGCTGATATGCCACCCATGACACCCGATGACATTGCCGAGGCCTTCCAGCAGATTACCTCTGAAAAAGAAAGGGCTGATTTTCACCACTGCCTGGAGCTTGACTTCGGCTACACACTGCCTGATGTTGGGCGACTGCGCTGTAATGCGGCCAAGCAGCGTGGCACCCTCACCCTTACCATCAGGCTTATCCCCCTGGTCGTTCCCACGCTTGAGGAATTGGGATTGCCCGATATTTGCAAGGAGCTTATCATGAAGCACAGGGGACTGGCGGTGGTCAGCGGACCAAGCGGCAGCGGTAAATCAACCACGCTGGCCGCAATGATCAATCATCTGAACTCAACGGAAAACAAACGCGTGATCACCCTTGAGGACCCGATCGAATACGTGTATTCAAACAATAAGTGCACCATCACGCAGCGTGAACTGGGCAATGATACTCTGTCGTTTGCTGATGCGCTGAAACATATACTGCGGCAGGACCCTGATGTCATTCTGGTGGGCGAGATGAGGGACCTGGAAACAGCGGCAGCGGTACTTACCGTCGCCGAGACCGGCCACCTGGTCCTGACCACCGGCCATGCCACCAGTGCCTCACAGGCTGTGGAGCGAATCATCGACCTTTTCCCCACCCATGAACGACACCTTGCCCAGACCCGGCTGGCGTCCCTGCTCCTCGGCATTCTGTGCCAGTCGCTGGTCCCCAGAGTTGACGGCGCGGGGAGAACAGCCGCAGTTGAGGTTATGATAGCCAACCCGGCGGTCAAGAACATCATCCGTGAGGGCAAAATCCACCAGCTGCCCAATGCCATCATGACGCAGACCCGCTCGGGGATGTTGCTTCTCGACCACGCTCTGATAAATCTCTACCGGAGCGGCATCATCAGCGGCGATAGTCTGTTTTCCTGCTGCAACGACCGCGAAGAGGTGGCCAAGATTATGGGAACAGTTAAAGTGGAATGA